The following is a genomic window from Aphelocoma coerulescens isolate FSJ_1873_10779 chromosome 5, UR_Acoe_1.0, whole genome shotgun sequence.
TACTGTCAGGGCATCCTGAGACACAAATCCCTTCAAGGTCTTAACCACTTGTCTTGGGATCATGTGATGCTCTTCTGCAGTCTGTCCTTCTGCCTGTCTGAATTCTTTTTGAGAGCAATGAAATTGCTTTTCATGTTGTATTAAGAGAACCAACCTGTTTAGGTGGTACAGCTGGCTGTATCAGTATTACGTGGTACAGTTTTCACATGATGCTAGCGGGGTTTTCTAAGAGTCATCCCAACATAAACTCCTGGGATGCTCATTACCTTGCATAATGTCCTAGAGTTCCCTTAGCTAGGTGTTATCCTTCAGGCCAGCTGTACTCTCACTTGGCAAcagagctggttttggggttctAAACTTGGAAGTAAAAATTACTatggcaaaggcaaacccaacaaaaatacTTAGTCTGACTTCTTTCATAATCCTTGTTTAGTGACCTGTGATTTAAGACCAGCACTGAGCCAATCAGTTTTACAGTAATAGTGCACTGCTCAGTAGTGAGTCACTGAGCACGCCACAGTCTCAATTTTTCATGATTCAGAACATTTCTGATGCATGTTCCCATATATGCCACTGCCAGTGCTGCTTATTGTCCCACTGCATGCACTGTATTGGAATATCCCTCAAAGAATCAATTTTTGGGCATGCCTCCCTGTGAATTTTAGATCTGGTGCATGTTGTGTGCAGATATTTTATGTTTCTTACACTATTTTGTGCTTGATTATGCCTGCTCATGTCAGTTCTGTGCAATGATGGACTGATGATCGGTACTTTTGGAAAACACTGCCATTAGTAATAATGAGAACATCTGGTAAGCTGGCAGCTTTACTCCAGATGTTACATTATCCACATGATACTGATGCTTCGTTTAAAACGGAGCATCCATTTTATCTGAGCATTCAGCTTTTGCTTTTATGATTCTAGCACAGGAACTGGGGATTTCAGCTACCACTGAACTGGATCAATCAACACTAACTCTAGACTGAACTTGCCGCTGTGCGTTGCTGTCAGTACATTTAAAGTTCATATAGTTACTGTACAAGTATGTTGTTGGAACACTTAAATCTATTATAAGTATTTTCATTTCACAGAATGCCAAATCTTAGAGCCAAACTCTTGAGAAGTTTAGCACTTTGATACTGAAAGATTTACATCTCTACTTAAGCTGTAGAaaaccctttttattttctgatacAAGCATCCTTTAAATCTGGAACAGTGATCTCCTTGCCCTCTTGACTTAATCACAAAATACATTAATGTGGTGTTCTATTTCAGGCCAGATCTTCAACactaatgtaaaaaaaaagctgtcatgCAAATCAGTTGCAATAACATGTAGGACATAAGGGAACTAATTATATTTCAGTTTCACATTGGTAGTTGTAAATTGTTTCTGTATCCTTCAAACTTTCAATTTAATGAATTCTGTTTACATTTTAGTCCCAGAGGTAGAAGGGGAAACAGACAGCATTAGTGCCCTGTGCTCTCAGATCACCAGTGCTTTCAGCACACCATCAGAAGATCCTTTCTCTTCGGCCCCCATGACAAAACCAGTGACAGTAGTTGCACCACAGTCTCCTGCCTTTCAAGGTTTGTGATTTCTTTGGGTGCTGGATGAGGCTTGAATGCACATAATGTTGCTTTCCAGTAACACATGGTCTTAATTTCTTGTGCAAGTCCTGTTACCAATATTTTGGGTGAATGCATCCTGCTTTATTCATCTTGtctgtttaatttttctgtggttttgtttttaacaatAAGTCCATGCACCTACCACACGATAGTTACCTATAAAAGGGACTGGCTTTGAGGTAATGGCTGTTTTAACATTCTGCCACCTGAACTCCACAGGAGTGTGTCATAGGAACCAGATCTCACAAGGGAAGGAATTTTGTGCCACTACGATTACTGTTTTTTACACAAATTCTTAGATAAGTTGTGGAAAAATGCCAGCTATAGAACTCATAGCAGGCATTAATATTCATTCCACTGCTATGCTTTTATAAAAGTTGTGTGAAAAAAGAACCTCTCCATGTTAAATGTAGTTATTGTAACTTTGTATCTACAATATGTTCTTCTTTTGAATCTAAAATTAACTGTACAATAACTAGTGGTGAGCCATGTTTCTTCCTTATAGAAACAACAAATTTAACTTCAGTCAGTCATCAGGACTCAAGGCCTCCTAAAGTATATCAAAATCCACCATCCCATGATTCTCTTAACAAGTGTTGGCTTGGTGAAATGAATTTTACTACCTTTATTGACTGTCAGTCCAGCTTGGCTAATTACACAAACTCCTGTCATGTGGAAGTGTCTAAAATTGTTGTATGTTGATAGGTCTGACCTGGCCCACTAATACTCCAGTCACATGCATGCCTTGCATGAATTAATCGCACTGATGTTGTCTGCTCCCATTTTAGTTAATGGCACTGCCTCTGCCTTCTGTGTGCTTGCTGCTAAACCATCCCAAGCTGCTGTAGTGTCCACAGCTATGCCAGTTCGTGAAACCAATCCTTGGGCTCATGCTCCTGCTGCTAATACTGGAGCTGCAGCCGTGGTCGCTGGTAAGACTGGAAGTAGATCCGGTGCATTGCTATAAGAACTTGGATCAAAAGCATAATTGAGCCCCTGAGACAATTGTCAGTGCCACTTAATGGCAAGTGGAAGGAACAGGAACAAAAGCCGGAAGTAGTAGCGTTTTGCACGAGTGGATGGAGGGAAGCGATGAACTTGTTGGTTCTGGGTCTATAACCTGGACTGATTCTTATTTTGGCAGCGTTTTATAAAATCAGTGCTTAAAAAGGAAGTAGTGAAGTTGTATGCGAGCTTGTGTGTATAAAAGGGAAAGAATCTGAGTGTacccaaaataatttttgggTGTTCTTTTCACTAACGTACATAAGGAGGGACTAAGTTGATTGCTTAAAGGCTTTGGAGGttcatttcttctgtttagTAAGCTTAgtctgtccctccaggccttgctTGCACTGTGTAAGGGGAAATGGCTGTCACCCATGTGGGCACACATGCTAGAAGGCTGCAATCTAAGTTATTTCATTTCATGGTGTAAGCGCCACTCCACAAGAGAAACTTTGCTTGTGAAATAGTAGGTTCTGCTTGGCCTTGTAAGattttgtctttaaaacagTTTCTTAGACCTTTGTGTTCCAAGTCCGCCAGTCCTGAGCTGTACCTTCAGAAACTGATACTCCCCAGTTAGGGGGATTAGTGGTTATGGACTAGATCACTGCCACCAAGTTGTGagtgcaggcagcagctttCCTGTGTACCCTAAAGTCTCAGATGTCTGCTATGAAGAAAAACCACATAAGTCTGAATTTTAGTGAAGCAGCTCTTACCTACCTCATCTTGACGAATGTCTTCCTAGAACAGAACAGTATAGTGGATGCATAAAGATGCTTCCAGTGTTGGGAGCATCTTTCAGTCATGGTGGGAGGAGGCCTGTGTGTTCTTGTGTACACCCTCCAGTCTTTCTAACCAGTCAAAGGCTGAGGAATGGAAACATTCGTGACTTGCCCATGCTTTCCTTCCCAGGCACTGAATGGAGCAGCACCTCCTCAGGTGCGGCCTCACCAAGTCTCTTCCAAGGAAATCACAGACGCACTCCCTCGGAGGCAGACCGCTGGTTGGAAGAGGTCTCAAAGACTGTCAGAGCCCAACAGCAGCCagcctcagccccagccccacagccactgctccagcctcctccagcagctccagcctcccAGTCAGCACCAGCCTTCCCAGTCAGCACCTTCATTGCGCCTCAGCCTGTGCCGGTGGGTGTGGTACCGCCCATGCAGCCGGCATTTATTCCGGCTCAGCCCTATGCTGTAGCAAATGGGATGACCTATGCAGCCCCAAGCGTCCCTGTGGTTGGAATCACACCTTCCCAGATGGTAGCCAACGTCTTTGGTACTGCCAGCCACACTCCAGCGGCCCACCCGCATCAGTCCCCCAGTCTGGTGAAGCAGCAGCCGGTCCCTCAGTacgacagcagcagcagcagcgccaccGCCAGCCCCTTCTTCCACCCGCCCGCGCAGCACAACGGCTCCGCCGCCTTCAACGGCGTGGAGGGGGGCAAGTGGGCTGCCGAGGACAAGCATTCGCagccccccgcgcccgccccgcaggTCGACCCCTTCGAGGCCCAGTGGGCGGCTCTGGAGGGCAAGGCAAAGCAGCGCAccaacccctcccccaccaacCCCTTCTCCAGTGACCTACAGAAGACATTCGAGATTGAACTTTAAGCGGTCCTGTGGGGGGTGGATAAATTGTACATTAGGATAGAGGGATaaagggagcagaggggacTGTTTCTGATCAGTTTGCTTTGATAATCCCAAAGGTCCCTTCAAACAAAAATGGGTTAGAAAGAGAGAGCAATTATGGGGAGGATGGAAACACACAGACAATTTAATGTGCAGTTCTTAAAAGGAGTCCTGGAGCCACCCCAGTCTGCATTCCCTCCTCACTTGGAAAGCTGGAAGTCAAATGAAGCAAAGAAAGGCACCCAGTCCCAAAGCCAATTCTGCATAAAGATCAATCATCTCACAGAAAGGAAGGCAGATGTTTGTACCTGTGTCCTCCTGATGCCCTGAAAGTCCTGGATGTTCCCCCTCAGGGAAGAATTGGGTAGGGTGGGGGGTGGATATGGGTGGGATGTTGTCACCTTAGCAAAAGCTAGGTTTGTGGAAAAAGTTGAGCTTCCATTTTGAGTAACAAAGTGAATATTATATGTAAAGAATAAAGTAAAgccaaaatctttatttttatgcatttagaatattttaaatagttGGATATTAAAAGCTGTATGAGTTGTAAGTAATCTTGccaaaggttaaaaaaaaaaaggggttggATGTAAGAAATTGTACATAAGATTGATTTATCGCTGATTCTTATTGTAAGTAATATTGGGGGGTGGAAAAAGGGGCTCTAGCTTGTTCTTGTATCTGTTCATTGTAAGTAGCATATTGCAACAACAATCACAACCAATAAGTCATTATATCGtagttttaaataaagaaaattaaagaacaGTATTGTCATGGTTTGAAAACCATGGGGAGAATTTACTGGTTTTTATTGGAATCAATCTACATATTCTATAtagtatgggttttttttttcctttcagatatTGCTGCAGTTTCTTTGTCTTAATCTATTGGTTCTAACACTACTGTGACAACTTACTGTCATCATATCTAcatcctggggctccctgggaAACCATTTTATGTTTGTCTGTCAATAGTTCTTAGAGGTTTTTaactttggttttattttttcccactgaTTTGTGAAACCTTGTGGTTAAGGCTGCAGCTGGTCCAGGTTCTGCCTCTGGTGACTTGTGAAAACCATCTCATTTTAACTTTACTTTTAAACTTTGGCCTTACAAGCAAATGTAAGTTATATATATTTGTACTGATGATTTATAATCTGCtttaacagaaataaatgttgGTGGTAGAAGCACTGTCTGTGAGAGCTTTATTTCCCACCTCAATTCAGTTTTCAGCATTTGCCCTTCTGGGTAACTTCTGTCTTGTAAAGGTGAATGTGGATGAGCCCTGCTTGCCAAACTAGCAGCTTAAGAATAATATATGAACACCTCTCATTTTCTACAACCTGTTAAGTTGCCTTGAACTTTAAGACTGAATTTCAAAATATCCTTGTGATGCATAAACACTTAAAGCTCTAAAATAGAGGCCTCTACTGAAAACATCAGATTCTGGGTTTGCATGGCTGTATTTTCTATCACTGAATATttacaaagaaacaaagatgGGGACAGTAACATTCAGTAAGGGcaaaaaggaaaactttcttTCCCTTAGTAAGACGAGCCATATGAGATGATGtattttcacttcttttctgttcttccaGTGAGCTGGTATCTACCCTGTTGCTGTGACTGGTTCTTACTGCATTCTTACAGGCACCACATCAGTTTAGGCACaaggaaaaaagtcagactCCCTAACCTGAAGGGGAAGAAACGCTCCCTTTGTTGGCCCTAGGATGTGAGCTTGCCAGCAGTTTCCATTTCCAGGCGAGTACAGTGAGTCTTACAGTGACAGTCTAG
Proteins encoded in this region:
- the NUMB gene encoding protein numb homolog isoform X5, with product MNKLRQSFRRKKDVYVPEASRPHQWQTDEEGVRTGKCSFPVKYLGHVEVDESRGMHICEDAVKRLKSSGKKAVKAVLWVSADGLRVVDEKTKDLIVDQTIEKVSFCAPDRNFDRAFSYICRDGTTRRWICHCFMAVKDTGERLSHAVGCAFAACLERKQKREKECGVTATFDASRTTFTREGSFRVTTATEQAEREEIMRQIPDAKVETEVKTVTPGAAPNNTAPSSGSPTSPTAEVAASLDKEMSNPHAIPRRHAPIEQLARQGSFRGFPALSQKMSPFKRQLSLRINELPSTVQRKTDFPMKNSVPEVEGETDSISALCSQITSAFSTPSEDPFSSAPMTKPVTVVAPQSPAFQVNGTASAFCVLAAKPSQAAVVSTAMPVRETNPWAHAPAANTGAAAVVAGTEWSSTSSGAASPSLFQGNHRRTPSEADRWLEEVSKTVRAQQQPASAPAPQPLLQPPPAAPASQSAPAFPVSTFIAPQPVPVGVVPPMQPAFIPAQPYAVANGMTYAAPSVPVVGITPSQMVANVFGTASHTPAAHPHQSPSLVKQQPVPQYDSSSSSATASPFFHPPAQHNGSAAFNGVEGGKWAAEDKHSQPPAPAPQVDPFEAQWAALEGKAKQRTNPSPTNPFSSDLQKTFEIEL
- the NUMB gene encoding protein numb homolog isoform X2 — translated: MNKLRQSFRRKKDVYVPEASRPHQWQTDEEGVRTGKCSFPVKYLGHVEVDESRGMHICEDAVKRLKSLPTVIALDLSPLFLQERKFFKGFFGKSGKKAVKAVLWVSADGLRVVDEKTKDLIVDQTIEKVSFCAPDRNFDRAFSYICRDGTTRRWICHCFMAVKDTGERLSHAVGCAFAACLERKQKREKECGVTATFDASRTTFTREGSFRVTTATEQAEREEIMRQIPDAKVETEVKTVTPGAAPNNTAPSSGSPTSPTAEVAASLDKEMSNPHAIPRRHAPIEQLARQGSFRGFPALSQKMSPFKRQLSLRINELPSTVQRKTDFPMKNSVPEVEGETDSISALCSQITSAFSTPSEDPFSSAPMTKPVTVVAPQSPAFQVNGTASAFCVLAAKPSQAAVVSTAMPVRETNPWAHAPAANTGAAAVVAGTEWSSTSSGAASPSLFQGNHRRTPSEADRWLEEVSKTVRAQQQPASAPAPQPLLQPPPAAPASQSAPAFPVSTFIAPQPVPVGVVPPMQPAFIPAQPYAVANGMTYAAPSVPVVGITPSQMVANVFGTASHTPAAHPHQSPSLVKQQPVPQYDSSSSSATASPFFHPPAQHNGSAAFNGVEGGKWAAEDKHSQPPAPAPQVDPFEAQWAALEGKAKQRTNPSPTNPFSSDLQKTFEIEL
- the NUMB gene encoding protein numb homolog isoform X4, with product MNKLRQSFRRKKDVYVPEASRPHQWQTDEEGVRTGKCSFPVKYLGHVEVDESRGMHICEDAVKRLKSSGKKAVKAVLWVSADGLRVVDEKTKDLIVDQTIEKVSFCAPDRNFDRAFSYICRDGTTRRWICHCFMAVKDTGERLSHAVGCAFAACLERKQKREKECGVTATFDASRTTFTREGSFRVTTATEQAEREEIMRQIPDAKAVETEVKTVTPGAAPNNTAPSSGSPTSPTAEVAASLDKEMSNPHAIPRRHAPIEQLARQGSFRGFPALSQKMSPFKRQLSLRINELPSTVQRKTDFPMKNSVPEVEGETDSISALCSQITSAFSTPSEDPFSSAPMTKPVTVVAPQSPAFQVNGTASAFCVLAAKPSQAAVVSTAMPVRETNPWAHAPAANTGAAAVVAGTEWSSTSSGAASPSLFQGNHRRTPSEADRWLEEVSKTVRAQQQPASAPAPQPLLQPPPAAPASQSAPAFPVSTFIAPQPVPVGVVPPMQPAFIPAQPYAVANGMTYAAPSVPVVGITPSQMVANVFGTASHTPAAHPHQSPSLVKQQPVPQYDSSSSSATASPFFHPPAQHNGSAAFNGVEGGKWAAEDKHSQPPAPAPQVDPFEAQWAALEGKAKQRTNPSPTNPFSSDLQKTFEIEL
- the NUMB gene encoding protein numb homolog isoform X8, translating into MHICEDAVKRLKSLPTVIALDLSPLFLQERKFFKGFFGKSGKKAVKAVLWVSADGLRVVDEKTKDLIVDQTIEKVSFCAPDRNFDRAFSYICRDGTTRRWICHCFMAVKDTGERLSHAVGCAFAACLERKQKREKECGVTATFDASRTTFTREGSFRVTTATEQAEREEIMRQIPDAKAVETEVKTVTPGAAPNNTAPSSGSPTSPTAEVAASLDKEMSNPHAIPRRHAPIEQLARQGSFRGFPALSQKMSPFKRQLSLRINELPSTVQRKTDFPMKNSVPEVEGETDSISALCSQITSAFSTPSEDPFSSAPMTKPVTVVAPQSPAFQVNGTASAFCVLAAKPSQAAVVSTAMPVRETNPWAHAPAANTGAAAVVAGTEWSSTSSGAASPSLFQGNHRRTPSEADRWLEEVSKTVRAQQQPASAPAPQPLLQPPPAAPASQSAPAFPVSTFIAPQPVPVGVVPPMQPAFIPAQPYAVANGMTYAAPSVPVVGITPSQMVANVFGTASHTPAAHPHQSPSLVKQQPVPQYDSSSSSATASPFFHPPAQHNGSAAFNGVEGGKWAAEDKHSQPPAPAPQVDPFEAQWAALEGKAKQRTNPSPTNPFSSDLQKTFEIEL
- the NUMB gene encoding protein numb homolog isoform X1 translates to MNKLRQSFRRKKDVYVPEASRPHQWQTDEEGVRTGKCSFPVKYLGHVEVDESRGMHICEDAVKRLKSLPTVIALDLSPLFLQERKFFKGFFGKSGKKAVKAVLWVSADGLRVVDEKTKDLIVDQTIEKVSFCAPDRNFDRAFSYICRDGTTRRWICHCFMAVKDTGERLSHAVGCAFAACLERKQKREKECGVTATFDASRTTFTREGSFRVTTATEQAEREEIMRQIPDAKAVETEVKTVTPGAAPNNTAPSSGSPTSPTAEVAASLDKEMSNPHAIPRRHAPIEQLARQGSFRGFPALSQKMSPFKRQLSLRINELPSTVQRKTDFPMKNSVPEVEGETDSISALCSQITSAFSTPSEDPFSSAPMTKPVTVVAPQSPAFQVNGTASAFCVLAAKPSQAAVVSTAMPVRETNPWAHAPAANTGAAAVVAGTEWSSTSSGAASPSLFQGNHRRTPSEADRWLEEVSKTVRAQQQPASAPAPQPLLQPPPAAPASQSAPAFPVSTFIAPQPVPVGVVPPMQPAFIPAQPYAVANGMTYAAPSVPVVGITPSQMVANVFGTASHTPAAHPHQSPSLVKQQPVPQYDSSSSSATASPFFHPPAQHNGSAAFNGVEGGKWAAEDKHSQPPAPAPQVDPFEAQWAALEGKAKQRTNPSPTNPFSSDLQKTFEIEL
- the NUMB gene encoding protein numb homolog isoform X3, whose protein sequence is MNKLRQSFRRKKDVYVPEASRPHQWQTDEEGVRTGKCSFPVKYLGHVEVDESRGMHICEDAVKRLKSERKFFKGFFGKSGKKAVKAVLWVSADGLRVVDEKTKDLIVDQTIEKVSFCAPDRNFDRAFSYICRDGTTRRWICHCFMAVKDTGERLSHAVGCAFAACLERKQKREKECGVTATFDASRTTFTREGSFRVTTATEQAEREEIMRQIPDAKAVETEVKTVTPGAAPNNTAPSSGSPTSPTAEVAASLDKEMSNPHAIPRRHAPIEQLARQGSFRGFPALSQKMSPFKRQLSLRINELPSTVQRKTDFPMKNSVPEVEGETDSISALCSQITSAFSTPSEDPFSSAPMTKPVTVVAPQSPAFQVNGTASAFCVLAAKPSQAAVVSTAMPVRETNPWAHAPAANTGAAAVVAGTEWSSTSSGAASPSLFQGNHRRTPSEADRWLEEVSKTVRAQQQPASAPAPQPLLQPPPAAPASQSAPAFPVSTFIAPQPVPVGVVPPMQPAFIPAQPYAVANGMTYAAPSVPVVGITPSQMVANVFGTASHTPAAHPHQSPSLVKQQPVPQYDSSSSSATASPFFHPPAQHNGSAAFNGVEGGKWAAEDKHSQPPAPAPQVDPFEAQWAALEGKAKQRTNPSPTNPFSSDLQKTFEIEL